The genomic DNA ATCATATGAAAAAACTAGCAGATCCAAATTTCTATCAAGAAAAGCACAATCATGGATTAGATCAAGATATCGCTCTATTTATTTCCGCACATGTTTTAACCAAGCTCCAAAAGAGCAATGAATGGAAAAACCTCGCTTTAAAAAGATTTTGGCGGCAAGTGCATAGTATATTTGCTTCCGACGGCTCTTATTTAGAGCATTCACCTCAATATATTTATTTAATGTTAGAAAGATTACTAAACTTTTATCGCATCTTATATCAAACGAATCAAGCAGAAAGTACAATTCTCTTAACGAAAATAGAAAAAATTTTTACGTTTTATTTAACTATGCTTCACCCTAATGGTCAATTCCCTACAATCGGGGACAGTGAAGCGGAAACAGCGAAAAAAATTGCTGAAAAATATTTAAATTTACTGCCTAAGAAACTATCCGCAAATATTGTTTCCTTTCAAAAAGGAATGACAAATATGCCGTTAGATGCTTTTTATCGTAATGGAGGCTATGCTTTTTTTCGCAGTGATTGGAAAAACGATGAGGAAACAACACAAATTATTTTTTATTCGGCTTTTCACTCGAGAGTGCACAAACATCATGACGATTTATCATTTACATTGTATGGACACGGAATGCCGCTTTTAATAGATGCAGGCAAATTTACTTATGAATATGATCGGCCCGAACGTAAATATGTTGTTTCAGCTTACGGTCACAATACCGTGAGATTAAATAAAAGAGAAACAGATTTAAAAAGACAACATATTAATCAATCAGGAATTTTAAGTTTTTTAGCGACGAAAAATATCGGCTATGCATCGGGGTTCCATACTTTAACAAAAGGGGTAACTCATCGCCGCATGTTGTTTTTTTTAAAGCCTTACGATTTACTCGTCATAGATTTAATTAGAGGTAATCAACAAACAACAGGTGAGCTTATTTTAAATTTACATCATCAATTAAAAGTACACAAGAAAAATGAAAAAGTGATCGCCTTAAAAGGAACTAAACCTTTGCTATCAATTACTCAATTAGGCGGGGGAACATTTAATATTCAAAGAGGAAAGAAAAATCCATTGCTTGGCTGGTCATCTCCAACATACGGGGAATTTTTTGATAATCATTTATTAACATTGGAACGAAAAGGGAAGGAAATAAAGTTTGTTACACATATTTCATTAAAAAATGAAAATACGATAAAAGATTTTAAGTGGAATTTAAATCAAATAAGATTTTCTTGGAAAGGATTTAAAGTGTTTTGTAAGCTGACAGATTATTATGAGCATCTCTTTTTTAATGGCAAGCATTATGATACAAAGAAAAATTACAATAATAAAACACTTTTGGAGAGTTTAACAAAAAACAACATTGAGTTTGTGAAATCTTTTTACAAACCTTTTTAAAGGGAAATTTCATGAGGAGTTGATCATTTGCAAATATTTTTAGCTT from Bacillus aquiflavi includes the following:
- a CDS encoding heparinase II/III domain-containing protein, whose protein sequence is MTIQVLNEKDLPDVHSEISNRKRLEEIFTDYKNKIYLVSGRYSKVKLADHELWTTKVHDRSWLFWHHCLVSVPFLIDSYYVDRNDEKINLAYEIIEKWFQANHPISPSEMGWHDHSTALRLLHIVKLYLVFHEKKNSKVLNRLSKISEYHMKKLADPNFYQEKHNHGLDQDIALFISAHVLTKLQKSNEWKNLALKRFWRQVHSIFASDGSYLEHSPQYIYLMLERLLNFYRILYQTNQAESTILLTKIEKIFTFYLTMLHPNGQFPTIGDSEAETAKKIAEKYLNLLPKKLSANIVSFQKGMTNMPLDAFYRNGGYAFFRSDWKNDEETTQIIFYSAFHSRVHKHHDDLSFTLYGHGMPLLIDAGKFTYEYDRPERKYVVSAYGHNTVRLNKRETDLKRQHINQSGILSFLATKNIGYASGFHTLTKGVTHRRMLFFLKPYDLLVIDLIRGNQQTTGELILNLHHQLKVHKKNEKVIALKGTKPLLSITQLGGGTFNIQRGKKNPLLGWSSPTYGEFFDNHLLTLERKGKEIKFVTHISLKNENTIKDFKWNLNQIRFSWKGFKVFCKLTDYYEHLFFNGKHYDTKKNYNNKTLLESLTKNNIEFVKSFYKPF